A part of Bacillus thuringiensis genomic DNA contains:
- a CDS encoding CamS family sex pheromone protein: MKKMALSFAVVSLLLGACSNNTISKKDEVIQKDTKEKSMIPRTAVSKDYYRTVIPLKEQKVINTANITTNSKLDLAEYENGLMNIAKEQFDTENHVLQLNQYIPDKLVDELVAKVKAPVLTNIIEQDYFGKQNSNELSLSGVVIGLAMSSTVSNEEAMSKGAEVAKQLTEAINKNDKYNKSPITFAIFKQESTSSLKNGTYIASATVQKNDTNLGNWSTIDEQAFSYPSDEFTKAHGEDNTKITNFAEAMKGFSTGDFIPVNAKVSYKKNQMDTLNMNIVIKYNGKTELMALTQLAAQSMLEKLPKDAKVQLQIKSESKIEAIIIKEKNSDKPFVSFL, translated from the coding sequence ATGAAGAAAATGGCATTATCCTTCGCGGTTGTAAGTTTATTACTAGGAGCTTGTAGTAATAATACGATTAGTAAGAAGGATGAAGTTATACAGAAGGATACGAAAGAAAAAAGTATGATTCCGAGAACTGCTGTTTCTAAAGATTATTATAGAACTGTAATTCCTTTAAAGGAACAAAAGGTTATAAATACAGCTAATATAACAACAAATTCTAAATTAGATTTAGCAGAGTATGAAAATGGTTTAATGAATATTGCAAAAGAGCAATTTGATACAGAAAATCATGTACTACAATTAAATCAATATATTCCTGATAAGTTAGTTGATGAACTAGTAGCAAAAGTAAAAGCACCCGTTTTGACAAATATTATAGAACAAGACTATTTCGGGAAGCAGAATTCAAATGAATTAAGTTTATCTGGCGTTGTGATCGGGTTGGCAATGTCGTCAACTGTATCGAATGAAGAAGCAATGTCTAAAGGTGCTGAAGTTGCTAAGCAACTTACTGAGGCTATTAATAAAAATGACAAGTATAATAAATCTCCAATTACGTTTGCTATCTTTAAGCAAGAAAGTACAAGTTCTTTAAAAAATGGTACATATATTGCTAGTGCTACCGTTCAAAAGAATGATACGAACCTTGGAAATTGGAGCACGATCGATGAACAAGCGTTTTCATATCCTTCTGATGAATTTACAAAAGCACATGGAGAAGATAATACAAAAATAACTAACTTTGCTGAGGCAATGAAAGGTTTTTCTACTGGAGATTTTATCCCAGTAAATGCTAAGGTTTCTTATAAGAAAAATCAAATGGATACATTAAATATGAATATTGTTATTAAATATAACGGTAAAACAGAATTAATGGCTCTTACCCAACTGGCTGCTCAAAGTATGTTAGAAAAACTACCTAAAGATGCAAAAGTACAATTGCAGATTAAGTCCGAGAGTAAAATCGAGGCAATTATTATAAAAGAGAAAAACAGCGATAAACCGTTTGTTTCCTTCTTATAA
- the ytxJ gene encoding bacillithiol system redox-active protein YtxJ, producing the protein MNMTKVETIEELEVLVEKNEPYVLFKHSTTCPISHGAYTEFQAYCSEERAVPAYYLYVQDARDVSNRVAEQYSIKHESPQVLYIKDGMVVWNTSHWNIKKDALEENVK; encoded by the coding sequence ATGAATATGACAAAAGTTGAAACAATTGAAGAGCTTGAAGTATTAGTAGAAAAAAACGAGCCGTATGTTCTTTTTAAACATAGTACGACATGCCCGATTAGTCATGGTGCCTATACAGAATTTCAAGCGTATTGTAGTGAAGAAAGAGCGGTGCCAGCGTATTACTTATACGTACAAGATGCGAGAGATGTTTCGAATCGTGTTGCAGAACAGTACAGCATTAAACATGAATCTCCGCAAGTGCTATACATAAAAGATGGGATGGTAGTATGGAATACGTCTCATTGGAACATTAAAAAAGACGCTTTAGAAGAGAATGTTAAGTAA
- a CDS encoding DUF948 domain-containing protein, translating to MQVLLYVSAAIIAVAFAVLVVYVCRTLLSVQKTLENVASTLEGLEKQMQGISVETEQLLHKTNALADDIQQKSQSLNKVVSGVDGIGTTIHSLNTKLRNVSDSVTDEIENNADKVAQVVQWSSAAIEVYNHYRATRQEKKVEKEERKLERLEKKAEKKEKRSRLRMRGES from the coding sequence ATGCAAGTTCTTTTATATGTAAGTGCGGCTATTATCGCGGTTGCTTTCGCTGTATTAGTAGTGTATGTATGCAGAACGTTGTTATCGGTTCAGAAGACGTTAGAAAACGTTGCAAGCACATTAGAAGGTTTGGAAAAGCAAATGCAAGGGATTAGCGTAGAGACGGAGCAATTATTACATAAAACAAATGCGTTAGCTGATGACATTCAACAGAAATCACAATCATTAAATAAAGTAGTATCGGGTGTAGATGGAATTGGAACGACAATCCATTCTTTAAATACGAAACTTCGTAATGTATCAGATTCTGTTACGGACGAAATTGAAAATAATGCAGATAAAGTAGCGCAAGTTGTACAGTGGAGTAGCGCAGCAATTGAAGTATACAATCATTATCGTGCGACAAGACAAGAGAAAAAGGTTGAAAAAGAAGAGCGTAAATTAGAGAGACTTGAGAAAAAAGCTGAAAAAAAAGAAAAGCGCTCTAGACTTCGTATGAGAGGTGAATCGTGA
- a CDS encoding aminopeptidase, producing MKDPRIEKLAYNLINYSIRLQKGEKVLIENFGLQKELVTALVKEAYAAGGFPFVSLKDHQVDRSLLMGATEEHFEQIAAYEASVMKDMDAYIGLRSGDNINEQADVPSERMQIHGQTVGKKVHRDIRVPKTRWVVLRYPNASMAQLAKMSTEAFEDFYFEVCNLDYGKMDKAMDSLVTLMNKTDKVRLTGPGTDLTFSIKDIPAIKCSGHLNIPDGEVYSAPVRDSVNGTVSYNTPSPYNGYTFENVQLKFENGQIVEATANDTERINKIFDTDEGARFVGEFAIGVNPYILHPMGDILFDEKIDGSFHFTPGQAYDDAWNGNNSNIHWDLVCIQRPEYGGGEIYFDDVLIRKDGRFVVSELEALNPENLK from the coding sequence ATGAAAGATCCACGCATTGAAAAGTTAGCATACAATTTAATTAACTACTCTATTCGCTTACAAAAAGGCGAAAAAGTATTAATTGAAAACTTTGGCTTACAAAAAGAACTTGTAACTGCACTTGTAAAAGAAGCATATGCAGCTGGTGGTTTCCCATTCGTTTCTTTAAAAGATCATCAAGTAGATCGCTCTTTATTAATGGGTGCTACTGAAGAACATTTCGAACAAATCGCTGCGTATGAAGCAAGCGTAATGAAAGATATGGACGCTTATATCGGCCTTCGCTCTGGCGATAACATTAACGAACAAGCTGACGTACCAAGTGAAAGAATGCAAATTCACGGTCAAACAGTTGGTAAGAAAGTTCATAGAGACATCCGCGTTCCGAAAACACGCTGGGTTGTTCTTCGCTACCCAAATGCTTCTATGGCGCAGCTTGCTAAAATGAGCACAGAAGCTTTCGAAGACTTCTACTTCGAAGTTTGTAACTTAGACTACGGTAAAATGGATAAGGCGATGGATAGCCTTGTTACATTAATGAATAAAACAGATAAAGTTCGCTTAACTGGTCCTGGAACTGACTTAACATTCTCTATTAAAGACATTCCAGCTATTAAATGCTCAGGTCATTTAAATATTCCAGACGGTGAAGTATACTCTGCACCAGTTCGCGATTCTGTTAACGGTACAGTTTCTTACAATACACCATCTCCTTACAACGGTTATACATTTGAGAATGTACAACTTAAGTTTGAGAATGGTCAAATCGTTGAAGCAACTGCAAACGATACAGAGCGCATTAACAAAATCTTCGATACAGACGAAGGCGCACGCTTCGTTGGTGAGTTCGCAATCGGCGTAAATCCATACATCTTACATCCAATGGGAGATATCCTATTCGATGAAAAAATCGATGGCAGCTTCCACTTCACTCCTGGACAAGCTTACGACGATGCATGGAACGGCAACAACTCGAACATCCACTGGGATTTAGTATGCATCCAGCGCCCTGAATACGGCGGCGGCGAAATTTACTTCGACGACGTACTGATCCGTAAAGACGGACGCTTCGTTGTATCTGAACTAGAAGCTTTAAACCCAGAGAACTTAAAATAA
- a CDS encoding PH domain-containing protein, which produces MNFPIQRSKSVVIFVCFTLVFMFVYPLVMLFANKEQWMSALIGMGLCFLVNVPLVWEVFIKKHKVENGVLKYGILNDDVVLKDIRVVRQVGKYLEITTNAYKVHMVAMPQDVNEFLALIEKENPNVKIEMVGKK; this is translated from the coding sequence ATGAACTTTCCGATTCAAAGAAGTAAGTCGGTAGTAATTTTCGTTTGTTTCACGTTAGTTTTTATGTTCGTATATCCACTTGTCATGCTTTTCGCAAATAAAGAACAGTGGATGTCAGCGTTAATTGGAATGGGTTTATGCTTCCTTGTAAATGTGCCACTCGTTTGGGAAGTATTTATTAAAAAGCATAAAGTAGAAAATGGTGTATTGAAGTACGGCATTTTGAATGACGATGTTGTATTAAAAGATATTAGAGTTGTTCGTCAAGTTGGAAAGTATCTTGAAATTACGACGAATGCATACAAAGTACATATGGTTGCGATGCCGCAAGATGTGAATGAATTCTTGGCGCTTATCGAGAAAGAGAACCCAAATGTGAAAATAGAAATGGTAGGTAAGAAATGA
- a CDS encoding GNAT family N-acetyltransferase → MNEKIRIIPYESTFQDEVVDLIVHIQQKEYNVPITKEEQPDLLEIETFYQRDYGNFWVATYDGKVVGTVALLDIGNDQVALRKMFVKKELRGKEWGASHKLLQTAISWAENKKLKDIYLGTTVKFLAAHRFYEKNNFQSVSIDELPKSFPVLQVDKKFYRYIV, encoded by the coding sequence ATGAACGAGAAGATACGCATTATTCCGTATGAAAGTACGTTTCAAGATGAAGTAGTAGATCTTATCGTTCATATTCAGCAAAAAGAGTACAATGTTCCCATTACGAAAGAAGAGCAGCCAGACTTACTTGAAATAGAAACGTTCTATCAAAGGGATTATGGAAACTTTTGGGTTGCAACTTATGATGGGAAAGTAGTTGGAACAGTAGCTTTATTAGATATTGGGAACGATCAAGTAGCGCTAAGGAAAATGTTCGTAAAAAAAGAACTTCGCGGAAAAGAGTGGGGCGCATCACATAAGTTGCTCCAAACAGCAATTTCGTGGGCTGAGAATAAAAAGCTGAAAGATATTTACTTAGGAACGACAGTGAAATTTTTAGCAGCGCATCGTTTTTATGAAAAGAATAATTTCCAAAGTGTGAGTATAGACGAGTTGCCAAAAAGTTTTCCAGTGTTACAGGTAGATAAGAAATTCTATAGGTATATCGTGTGA
- a CDS encoding GNAT family N-acetyltransferase has product MFTLRVDDEIELQLLEKHHKEELYQLIDQNRNHLRRWLPWVDGMKSAGAYDEICPMWLKKFAEGDGFESGIRYKGKLVGMVGIHPVSWGKKAASLGYYLAEDAGGKGIMTRSVKAVIYYAFENLKLNKMEIRCGVENVKSRAIPERLGFKLDGILRDEEWLYDHFHDIAVYSLLASEWKEIR; this is encoded by the coding sequence ATGTTCACACTTCGAGTAGATGACGAAATCGAATTACAGTTATTAGAGAAGCATCATAAAGAGGAACTATATCAATTAATAGACCAAAACCGTAATCATTTACGAAGATGGCTCCCTTGGGTAGATGGGATGAAATCTGCTGGTGCGTATGATGAAATTTGTCCGATGTGGTTAAAGAAGTTTGCAGAGGGAGACGGTTTTGAAAGTGGTATACGTTATAAAGGAAAGCTCGTTGGGATGGTAGGCATTCATCCGGTAAGTTGGGGGAAGAAAGCGGCGAGTCTCGGATATTACCTTGCAGAAGATGCTGGCGGGAAAGGCATTATGACGCGTAGTGTGAAGGCTGTAATTTACTATGCATTTGAGAATTTAAAATTAAATAAAATGGAAATTAGATGCGGTGTTGAGAATGTGAAAAGCCGCGCTATTCCAGAGCGTTTAGGATTTAAGCTAGATGGTATTTTAAGAGATGAAGAGTGGCTATACGATCATTTTCACGATATCGCTGTATATAGTTTACTAGCTTCAGAATGGAAGGAGATTCGATGA
- a CDS encoding PadR family transcriptional regulator: MEKNDNFIIQLRKGVFDLAILSLIRKQPMYGYEITSALQDIPVFHIPNGSIYPILNRITKNNWAISYWEESGDGPKRKYYRITDEGREILNSRLHDYDAVYHALMLLAKGEDKK; encoded by the coding sequence ATGGAAAAAAATGATAATTTTATAATTCAATTACGTAAAGGTGTTTTTGATCTCGCTATTTTATCTTTAATACGTAAACAACCTATGTACGGATACGAAATTACAAGTGCATTACAAGATATCCCTGTGTTTCATATCCCAAACGGTTCGATTTACCCTATATTAAATCGAATCACGAAAAACAATTGGGCTATTTCCTATTGGGAAGAGTCTGGTGATGGCCCAAAAAGAAAATACTATCGCATTACAGACGAAGGGAGAGAAATTTTAAATAGTCGCTTACATGATTATGATGCAGTGTATCATGCTCTAATGTTACTAGCTAAAGGAGAGGATAAAAAATGA
- a CDS encoding HAAS signaling domain-containing protein, producing MNKEQFFSNELITSFLHDLHKGLMNLPASAREQHVLEIKSDLYENALSKESEGIPLASIPSQVIEEFLPPKELAKEIAVEYTDAIQNVQQSTNTFIKYYSGLSIGPLGALSVPIVLGFINISANLPFVLAFIASNIWFICRENHWNTDLLKYFKTIISISSRLLIALPFTFFAIRIMITKQFDMFSFYYLIGYVLFSSIYIVLLKQLYKKNKQYQHINAF from the coding sequence ATGAACAAAGAACAATTCTTTTCAAATGAACTCATTACTTCTTTCTTACATGATCTTCATAAAGGTTTAATGAACTTACCTGCGTCAGCAAGAGAACAACATGTGCTAGAGATCAAATCGGATTTATATGAAAATGCATTAAGTAAAGAAAGTGAAGGGATACCATTAGCAAGCATCCCTTCACAAGTCATTGAAGAATTTCTTCCTCCAAAAGAATTAGCAAAGGAAATTGCAGTAGAATATACAGATGCTATTCAAAATGTACAGCAATCTACAAATACATTTATTAAATATTATTCTGGCCTATCTATCGGTCCACTTGGCGCTCTATCAGTGCCTATTGTACTAGGCTTCATCAACATTTCAGCTAATTTGCCATTTGTACTAGCTTTTATAGCAAGTAACATTTGGTTTATCTGTAGAGAAAACCATTGGAATACAGATTTATTAAAATACTTTAAAACAATAATTTCCATTAGCTCAAGGCTTTTAATCGCTCTTCCGTTTACTTTTTTCGCCATTCGAATTATGATAACAAAACAATTCGATATGTTTTCATTCTATTATTTAATTGGATATGTACTTTTTAGTTCAATTTATATCGTTTTGTTAAAACAACTCTACAAAAAGAATAAACAATACCAACATATCAACGCCTTTTAA